One genomic region from Arthrobacter sp. FB24 encodes:
- a CDS encoding RidA family protein, translated as MTSPAGTAPESPAHAENPASGAENGAPVSAVEQRLAELGLVLPDVAAPVAAYVPAVISGNHVYTSGQLPFINGKLEATGKVSTGTEGYADEPTVSPEDAKRFAAVCAVNALAAVKSVIGDLDRITRIVKVVGFVSSDPTFTGQPGVINGASELLGKVLGDAGQHARSAVGVSVLPLDSPVEVELIAEFS; from the coding sequence ATGACAAGCCCTGCGGGCACGGCGCCGGAATCCCCGGCCCACGCCGAAAATCCGGCCTCCGGAGCGGAAAACGGAGCACCGGTTTCCGCCGTAGAACAGCGTCTGGCGGAGCTGGGATTGGTCCTTCCGGACGTTGCGGCCCCGGTGGCCGCCTATGTTCCGGCCGTCATCTCCGGCAACCATGTTTATACGTCCGGCCAGCTGCCCTTTATTAACGGCAAACTCGAAGCTACCGGCAAGGTGTCGACGGGCACCGAGGGCTACGCTGACGAACCCACGGTTTCTCCCGAGGACGCCAAGCGCTTCGCCGCCGTCTGCGCCGTCAATGCCCTGGCCGCGGTCAAGAGCGTGATCGGCGACCTCGACCGCATCACCAGGATCGTCAAGGTGGTGGGCTTCGTTTCCTCCGATCCCACCTTCACCGGGCAGCCGGGAGTCATCAACGGGGCCTCGGAACTCCTGGGCAAGGTCCTCGGCGACGCGGGCCAGCATGCACGGTCCGCCGTCGGCGTGTCGGTTCTTCCGCTGGACTCGCCGGTCGAAGTCGAACTGATCGCCGAATTTAGCTAA
- a CDS encoding DUF4177 domain-containing protein, with translation MTKWEYATIPLIIHATKQILDQWGEDGWELVQVVTGPDGNGLVAYLKREKQ, from the coding sequence ATGACCAAATGGGAGTACGCCACGATTCCGCTCATTATTCACGCCACGAAGCAGATTCTGGACCAGTGGGGAGAGGACGGCTGGGAGCTCGTCCAGGTAGTCACCGGTCCTGACGGCAACGGCCTCGTTGCCTACCTCAAGAGGGAGAAGCAGTAG
- a CDS encoding transglycosylase domain-containing protein produces the protein MATGKNPLFDTATTLGKILAFLGVSAICGVLVAGLLVPAAAVSGSTASGSIEFFDTLPAELQVDPPSQSTKILASDGSLIANLYAENRTRVSLDQMSPFIKDAVIAIEDSRFYEHGGVDTTGIMRALVSTARGNKQGASTITQQYVNNVINASLEAEGNTEDIKLNGVNKGVGDKLREMKLAIALEKKFTKEQILEGYLNIVFFNRDAYGIEAASKFFFSTTAKDLTLPQAALLAGVVNSPSFYDPITNPENAKNRRDLVLKAMYTQGKIKQPEYEAAVAAPVETKVTPARQGCAYASTAPYFCDYVLHLLLNDPAYGADATERERKIFRGGLTITTTLDPKAQNAAQAQVDASAGANPDKWGAAVVSVQPNTGKITNMAQNTVWFAGDGKFDSQLNFSVDQYDANGNDLNGLGGAQPGSTMKPFTFAEWLNEGNSMNTILNGAVRRYPQNFPWKNTCPTPTVGWYDSTNGESTDLQNAEPNYYKSMTVLDGLANSINTMTFATAARVDLCGIQKVVDAVGLHEGLPQRDGDGKITNPTPPITMTTLGNLLGSRQTSPLAMASAFATFANDGKYCAPIAITSVTDQTGAQLPAQSTNCRDALKPEVARGVNYALQEVLNRGSGSLIQPRISTKTNFPIAAKTGTSNNNGSTWVVGHTTGLATAAWFGDALGTQQRAGQNVTVNGKFYTGIDGYMIAGPMFSNFMSQVAPAYGTNPFTAPPSNMVNGTPTRQNTPSTQRSAPAPAPAPTTEAPAPAPSNKDNGKGNG, from the coding sequence ATGGCGACTGGTAAGAACCCTTTATTCGACACGGCCACCACCCTCGGAAAGATCCTTGCTTTCCTTGGCGTGAGCGCGATTTGTGGTGTCCTGGTGGCAGGCCTGCTGGTCCCTGCGGCGGCTGTTTCCGGCAGCACTGCGAGCGGCTCCATCGAGTTCTTCGACACGCTCCCGGCGGAGCTGCAGGTGGATCCGCCGAGCCAGTCCACCAAGATCCTCGCCTCCGACGGCAGCCTGATCGCCAACCTCTACGCTGAAAACCGCACACGCGTTTCACTGGACCAGATGTCGCCATTCATCAAGGACGCAGTGATCGCCATTGAGGACAGCCGCTTCTATGAGCACGGCGGTGTGGACACCACGGGCATCATGCGTGCACTGGTCAGCACTGCCCGCGGCAATAAACAGGGCGCGTCCACCATCACGCAGCAGTACGTGAACAACGTCATCAATGCCTCGCTGGAAGCTGAAGGCAATACCGAGGACATCAAGCTCAACGGCGTTAACAAGGGCGTAGGCGACAAGCTCCGCGAGATGAAGCTGGCCATCGCCCTGGAGAAGAAGTTCACCAAGGAGCAGATCCTCGAGGGCTACCTCAACATCGTGTTCTTCAACCGTGACGCCTACGGCATCGAGGCGGCTTCCAAGTTCTTCTTCAGCACCACCGCGAAGGACCTCACCCTTCCGCAGGCCGCGCTGCTGGCCGGCGTGGTGAACAGCCCGTCGTTCTACGACCCCATCACCAATCCTGAGAACGCGAAGAACCGCCGCGACCTGGTGCTCAAGGCGATGTACACGCAGGGCAAGATCAAGCAGCCCGAGTACGAAGCAGCGGTGGCCGCACCGGTGGAAACCAAGGTCACCCCGGCCCGCCAAGGTTGCGCCTATGCTTCCACGGCCCCCTACTTCTGTGATTACGTCCTGCACCTGCTGCTGAACGATCCGGCCTACGGCGCCGATGCCACGGAGCGCGAGCGGAAAATCTTCCGCGGCGGCCTGACCATCACCACCACCCTTGACCCCAAGGCCCAGAACGCGGCGCAGGCCCAAGTGGACGCGTCGGCCGGAGCCAACCCGGACAAGTGGGGTGCGGCGGTTGTTTCGGTCCAGCCGAACACCGGCAAGATCACCAACATGGCGCAGAACACCGTGTGGTTCGCCGGGGACGGCAAGTTCGACAGCCAGCTCAACTTCAGCGTTGACCAGTACGACGCCAACGGCAACGACCTCAACGGGCTCGGCGGAGCCCAGCCCGGATCAACCATGAAGCCGTTCACGTTTGCCGAGTGGCTTAACGAGGGCAATTCGATGAACACGATCCTGAACGGCGCGGTTCGTCGCTATCCACAGAACTTCCCCTGGAAGAACACTTGCCCGACACCGACGGTCGGCTGGTATGACAGCACCAACGGCGAGTCCACGGACCTGCAGAATGCGGAGCCGAACTACTACAAGTCAATGACGGTCCTCGATGGCCTGGCCAACTCGATCAACACCATGACGTTTGCCACCGCCGCCAGGGTGGACCTCTGCGGAATCCAGAAGGTCGTGGACGCTGTGGGCCTGCACGAAGGCCTTCCGCAGCGGGACGGTGACGGTAAGATCACCAACCCGACGCCGCCCATCACCATGACGACGCTGGGTAATCTCCTGGGTTCCAGGCAGACGTCGCCGCTGGCCATGGCAAGCGCCTTCGCCACCTTCGCGAATGACGGCAAGTACTGTGCCCCGATCGCCATCACGTCGGTCACCGACCAGACCGGCGCCCAGCTGCCGGCCCAGTCCACGAACTGCCGGGACGCCCTCAAACCGGAGGTTGCCCGCGGCGTGAACTATGCCCTCCAGGAAGTCCTCAACCGCGGCTCGGGTTCGCTCATCCAGCCGCGCATTTCCACCAAGACCAACTTCCCCATCGCGGCCAAGACCGGTACGTCCAACAACAACGGCTCCACCTGGGTGGTGGGCCACACCACCGGCCTGGCCACCGCGGCGTGGTTCGGTGACGCACTCGGAACGCAGCAGCGCGCGGGCCAGAACGTGACCGTCAACGGCAAGTTCTACACCGGAATCGACGGTTACATGATTGCCGGGCCGATGTTCTCGAACTTCATGTCCCAGGTCGCGCCCGCGTACGGTACCAACCCGTTCACTGCACCGCCGTCGAACATGGTCAATGGAACGCCCACGCGGCAGAACACCCCGTCGACGCAGCGCAGTGCGCCAGCACCGGCGCCGGCTCCCACCACCGAAGCTCCGGCTCCGGCACCCAGCAACAAGGACAACGGCAAGGGCAACGGGTAG
- a CDS encoding metallophosphoesterase → MGDNTTLAGRARSIGRGLAVTAAAGAAAGMATAGYGLWEKNQFVLREETVPVLPAGFGPFRVLHLSDIHFVPGQNRKAEWLSSLAELKPDLVVNTGDNLSHVKAIDPLLAALEPLLQFPGVFVPGSNDYFAPTVKNPASYLLGPSKAQKKPVELDWPRLRSSFGMSGWVDLTNRNQSVVLKGLRFDFSGVDDPHLKLERYAGWPRGTKGQDNTPHLRVAVIHAPYQRVLDHFTEDGADLLLAGHTHGGQICLPGYGALVSNCDLPTWRAKGLHNWESNGSTTPVNVSGGIGTSRFAPVRIACRPEAVLLTLTER, encoded by the coding sequence ATGGGGGACAACACAACGCTGGCAGGCCGCGCCCGAAGCATCGGACGCGGCCTTGCCGTAACTGCAGCAGCCGGCGCCGCAGCCGGCATGGCAACGGCGGGGTACGGGCTGTGGGAGAAGAACCAGTTCGTCCTGCGCGAGGAAACCGTGCCCGTCCTTCCCGCCGGTTTCGGCCCGTTCCGGGTCCTGCACCTCAGCGATATCCACTTCGTTCCGGGGCAGAACCGGAAAGCGGAGTGGCTGTCTTCCCTGGCTGAGCTGAAACCGGACCTGGTGGTCAACACCGGGGACAACCTCAGCCACGTCAAGGCGATCGACCCGCTGCTGGCGGCGCTGGAACCCCTCCTGCAATTTCCCGGCGTCTTCGTGCCCGGTTCCAACGACTACTTCGCACCCACCGTTAAGAACCCGGCGTCCTACTTGCTGGGGCCGTCCAAAGCCCAGAAGAAGCCCGTGGAACTCGACTGGCCGAGGCTGCGCTCCTCCTTCGGGATGTCCGGCTGGGTGGACCTGACCAACCGAAACCAGTCCGTGGTGCTGAAGGGTCTGCGCTTTGACTTCTCCGGTGTGGACGATCCCCACCTCAAGTTGGAGCGCTATGCCGGCTGGCCCCGCGGGACCAAGGGCCAGGACAACACACCCCACCTGCGCGTGGCGGTCATCCACGCGCCCTACCAGCGCGTGCTGGACCACTTCACCGAGGACGGGGCGGACCTGCTGCTCGCCGGCCACACCCACGGCGGACAGATCTGCCTGCCCGGGTACGGTGCCCTGGTCTCAAATTGCGACCTCCCCACGTGGCGGGCCAAGGGACTCCACAACTGGGAAAGCAACGGAAGCACGACGCCGGTCAACGTCTCCGGCGGGATCGGCACCTCGCGCTTCGCACCGGTACGGATCGCCTGCCGGCCCGAGGCCGTACTCCTCACCCTGACGGAGCGCTGA
- a CDS encoding ABC transporter ATP-binding protein — translation MTTATFGTANEDNAHLSKSESKTVRRRSLALLASLIRPVRLRFWLTITMVVLSQAARVAGPALIAFGIDHALPALRSGDNMPLVLTGVAYLAAAVATAGLTALYVTSTAKLSQAMLLDLRVRVFRHTQRLSLEFHEKYTSGRIIARQTSDLEALRELLDSGVSSLASGMLFMVFTAITVFALDWRSGLIVLAAGVPMYFLARWYQKHSQIAFRESRVVSARLIVHFVETMTGIRAVKAFRKERENADRYGQLSEDYRRVTVRSINLNGIFQPGLVLIGNVCVAVVLLFGGFRVLDGDLAVGVLLALILSTKRFFQPVDQMAMFYNSFQSAQAALEKVSGLLEEVPTVRPPKNPVALPDARGTIDFNGVEFRYGDGPVIIPKLDLHIPAGQIVALVGETGAGKSTLAKLIARFYDVSEGSVTLDGVDLRSLTTPDLRRNVVMVTQEAFLFSGSVADNIALGRPEASRAEIEEAARAVGAYEFIMELPDGFDTDVNKRGGRVSAGQRQLISFARAFLARPAVLILDEATSSLDIPSERLVQSGLASLLEGVAGHDAGRTALIIAHRLSTVETADRVLVVHDGRVVEDGTPEELIGGGGRFAELHGAWKDSLV, via the coding sequence ATGACCACCGCTACCTTCGGCACCGCCAACGAGGACAACGCCCACCTGAGCAAGAGCGAAAGCAAAACCGTGCGACGGCGTTCGCTCGCGTTGCTGGCGTCCCTGATCCGTCCCGTGCGGCTGAGGTTCTGGCTCACCATCACCATGGTGGTCCTCTCGCAGGCCGCCCGGGTGGCCGGGCCTGCGCTGATCGCCTTCGGCATCGACCACGCCCTGCCTGCCCTCCGGTCCGGGGACAACATGCCGCTGGTCCTCACCGGCGTCGCCTACCTTGCCGCGGCGGTCGCGACTGCGGGCCTCACCGCACTGTACGTGACCTCGACGGCGAAACTGAGCCAGGCGATGCTGCTGGACCTGCGGGTCCGCGTCTTCCGGCACACACAGCGGCTGAGCCTTGAATTCCACGAGAAGTACACGTCCGGCCGGATCATCGCCCGGCAGACCTCGGACCTCGAGGCGCTGCGTGAACTCCTGGACTCGGGCGTCAGCTCGCTGGCCTCCGGGATGCTGTTCATGGTGTTCACGGCCATCACGGTGTTCGCCCTGGACTGGCGCAGCGGCCTCATTGTGCTGGCCGCGGGCGTGCCCATGTACTTCCTGGCACGCTGGTACCAGAAGCACTCCCAGATCGCCTTCCGCGAGTCCCGGGTGGTGTCCGCGCGCCTGATTGTGCACTTCGTGGAAACCATGACCGGCATCCGGGCAGTGAAGGCCTTCCGCAAGGAGCGCGAAAACGCCGACCGCTACGGCCAACTGTCCGAGGACTACCGCAGGGTGACTGTCCGGTCCATCAACCTCAACGGCATCTTCCAGCCGGGCCTGGTGCTGATCGGCAACGTCTGCGTGGCGGTGGTTCTGCTGTTCGGCGGTTTCCGTGTGCTGGACGGGGACCTCGCCGTGGGTGTCCTGCTGGCCTTGATCCTGTCCACCAAGCGCTTTTTCCAGCCGGTGGACCAGATGGCCATGTTCTACAACTCCTTTCAGAGCGCCCAGGCAGCCCTTGAGAAGGTCTCCGGCCTGCTGGAGGAGGTTCCCACCGTGCGGCCGCCGAAGAACCCCGTAGCGCTCCCCGATGCCCGCGGCACCATCGACTTCAACGGCGTGGAGTTCCGGTACGGCGACGGGCCCGTCATCATCCCGAAGCTGGACCTGCACATACCGGCCGGGCAGATTGTGGCCCTGGTGGGCGAGACCGGCGCGGGCAAGTCCACCCTGGCAAAACTGATTGCCCGCTTCTATGACGTGTCCGAGGGGTCGGTGACGCTGGACGGCGTGGACCTGAGGAGCCTCACCACCCCGGACCTGCGCCGGAACGTGGTGATGGTTACCCAGGAGGCCTTCCTGTTCAGCGGGTCCGTGGCGGACAATATCGCACTGGGCCGTCCGGAAGCCTCCCGGGCGGAGATCGAGGAGGCCGCCCGCGCCGTTGGCGCCTACGAGTTCATCATGGAACTGCCCGATGGCTTCGACACCGACGTGAACAAGCGCGGTGGGCGTGTCTCGGCCGGGCAGCGCCAGCTCATCAGCTTTGCCCGGGCCTTCCTGGCCCGCCCGGCGGTGCTCATCCTGGACGAGGCCACCTCCTCGCTGGACATCCCCTCGGAGCGCCTGGTCCAGAGCGGACTCGCCAGCCTGCTGGAGGGTGTGGCAGGGCACGACGCCGGCCGCACGGCCCTGATCATCGCCCATCGGCTCTCCACGGTTGAGACCGCCGACCGCGTCCTGGTGGTCCACGACGGACGGGTGGTGGAGGACGGCACGCCGGAGGAACTCATCGGCGGCGGCGGGCGATTCGCCGAACTGCACGGAGCTTGGAAGGACTCGCTCGTATAG
- a CDS encoding helix-turn-helix domain-containing protein: MGNGFGEKLRAERLERGLTQAELGKDLYSPSYISLLETGRREPTADVIEELARRLELAPKALEAWSQPISVSDAEYVLAGLYARQAWDLRDYPLAAAHAATAAQIALEGKNTSAWWNMTYMQAECLMKQGQLQECQNIMQHLLEHPMATESAGLGVRARQMLAAVCHGQGQLATAVEHAQKAVELCSQLPKGSTLIIGALRALIGALAESGRLDEAWTYCQAMNDQMDDQSISQLAGEVAWVIGNVAFMRHDYPEGIKYHERAAKLLSPANDIELWARFNKASAAVRLSSGIVEPETLSAIERAELALSIVGGNKTDQLEVAFIRARWLYLTGDIPAAVEKLREIHAERKALARHTAGEVSLLLGKSLKAAGESDEALVLLEEAQQEFSAAGASDRVQQAMDAVLEIKLAQRRAAAAQAAAEAS; encoded by the coding sequence GTGGGGAACGGATTCGGGGAGAAGCTCCGCGCCGAACGACTCGAACGTGGGTTGACGCAAGCAGAACTGGGAAAGGACCTTTATTCTCCCAGCTACATCTCCCTCTTGGAAACAGGCCGGCGTGAACCTACCGCCGATGTTATCGAAGAGTTAGCCCGGAGGCTCGAGCTGGCCCCCAAGGCATTGGAAGCGTGGAGCCAGCCCATCTCGGTCAGCGACGCCGAGTATGTCCTGGCCGGTCTCTACGCCCGGCAGGCCTGGGACCTGCGGGATTATCCGCTCGCGGCGGCGCACGCCGCCACAGCGGCCCAGATAGCCCTCGAGGGCAAGAACACCAGCGCCTGGTGGAACATGACCTACATGCAGGCGGAGTGCCTCATGAAGCAGGGCCAGCTGCAGGAATGCCAGAACATCATGCAGCACCTCCTGGAGCACCCCATGGCCACGGAGTCCGCCGGCCTGGGCGTACGCGCCCGCCAGATGCTCGCCGCGGTGTGCCACGGGCAGGGCCAGCTGGCCACCGCCGTCGAGCATGCCCAGAAGGCCGTGGAACTCTGCTCGCAGCTGCCGAAGGGGTCAACGCTGATCATCGGTGCCCTGCGTGCCCTGATCGGCGCGCTGGCTGAAAGCGGACGGCTGGACGAAGCCTGGACCTACTGCCAGGCCATGAACGACCAGATGGACGACCAATCCATTTCGCAGCTCGCCGGCGAGGTGGCCTGGGTGATTGGCAACGTGGCGTTCATGCGGCATGACTACCCCGAGGGCATCAAGTACCACGAACGCGCCGCCAAACTGCTCTCGCCGGCCAATGACATCGAGCTGTGGGCCCGCTTCAACAAGGCATCCGCGGCAGTGCGGCTCTCCTCGGGCATCGTGGAACCGGAAACCCTCTCCGCCATCGAGCGCGCCGAACTGGCCCTGTCCATCGTGGGCGGGAACAAGACAGACCAGCTGGAAGTCGCGTTCATCCGCGCGCGCTGGCTGTACCTGACCGGCGACATCCCGGCCGCCGTGGAGAAGCTCCGCGAAATCCACGCCGAGCGGAAGGCACTGGCCCGTCACACGGCAGGCGAAGTCTCACTCCTGTTGGGGAAGTCACTCAAGGCCGCCGGTGAATCCGACGAGGCACTGGTGCTCCTCGAGGAAGCGCAGCAGGAATTCAGTGCCGCCGGCGCCTCCGACCGCGTCCAGCAGGCCATGGATGCCGTGCTGGAGATCAAGCTCGCCCAGCGGCGCGCAGCAGCTGCCCAGGCAGCTGCTGAGGCCAGCTAG
- a CDS encoding phosphoribosylaminoimidazolesuccinocarboxamide synthase: MTENSPLEAAPKAGLDTATLDLPGWRHVYSGKVRDLYVPADDSLARQFGQDCVLVVASDRISAYDHVLSSEIPDKGRILTQLSLWWFDQLDVAHHVLASTVEDGVPAAVEGRAMICKKLDMFPVECIARGYLTGSGLLEYQQSRTVCSIPLPEGLVDGSRLDEAIFTPSAKAEVGEHDENITYDAVVGLVGEDVAARLRELTLKIYTKAEEIARGRGIILADTKVEFGFDVSTGVITLGDEVLTPDSSRFWDAATYEPGKSQPSYDKQYVRDWLTSDESGWDRASDVPPPALPEDVVSRTRGRYVEAYEKLTGRAFV; this comes from the coding sequence ATGACCGAAAATTCCCCCCTTGAAGCAGCTCCCAAGGCCGGGCTGGACACCGCCACTTTGGATCTTCCGGGCTGGCGCCACGTCTACTCCGGCAAGGTCCGGGACCTCTATGTGCCCGCGGACGATTCCCTCGCCCGGCAGTTCGGCCAGGACTGCGTCCTGGTGGTGGCCAGCGACCGCATCAGTGCCTACGACCACGTGCTTTCGAGCGAAATCCCGGACAAGGGCCGCATCCTCACCCAGCTGAGCCTGTGGTGGTTCGACCAGCTCGACGTCGCACACCACGTGCTGGCATCCACCGTTGAGGACGGCGTCCCCGCGGCGGTCGAGGGCCGCGCCATGATCTGCAAGAAGCTGGATATGTTCCCGGTGGAATGCATTGCCCGCGGCTACCTCACCGGATCCGGGCTCCTGGAATACCAGCAGTCCCGCACCGTGTGCAGCATCCCGCTGCCGGAAGGCCTGGTGGACGGTTCCCGGCTCGACGAAGCCATCTTCACGCCGTCCGCCAAGGCAGAGGTGGGGGAGCACGACGAAAACATCACCTATGACGCCGTGGTGGGCCTGGTGGGCGAGGACGTTGCCGCCCGCCTGCGCGAGCTGACGCTGAAGATCTACACCAAGGCCGAGGAAATCGCACGCGGACGCGGCATCATCCTGGCCGACACCAAGGTGGAGTTCGGCTTCGACGTGTCCACCGGCGTCATCACCCTGGGCGACGAGGTCCTCACCCCGGACTCTTCACGCTTCTGGGACGCGGCCACGTATGAGCCGGGCAAGTCCCAGCCGTCGTATGACAAGCAGTACGTCCGCGACTGGCTGACATCCGACGAGTCCGGCTGGGACCGGGCTTCGGACGTACCGCCGCCGGCACTGCCGGAGGACGTGGTGAGCCGCACGCGCGGCCGCTATGTCGAGGCGTACGAAAAGCTCACCGGACGGGCGTTCGTCTAG
- the purD gene encoding phosphoribosylamine--glycine ligase — MKVLVIGPGGREHAIVRSLLADPNVSEVHAAPGNAGIGKLVPTYAIDGNDPDAVAALATKLGVDLVVVGPEAPLAAGVSDAVRAAGIPVFGPSKAAAQLEASKAFAKQVMAEAGVPTAMARVASTAEEAADALDTFGAPYVVKDDGLAAGKGVVVTNNRDEALAHAQSCFDAGGSVVIEEFLDGPEVSVFVLCDGRNTVALSPAQDFKRIFDNDEGPNTGGMGAYTPLEWAPEGLVQEVIDRVAQPTVNEMAHRGTPFVGVLFVGLALTSRGTRVIEFNVRFGDPETQAVLARLKTPLGALLLAAAKGELDKAEELRWSKDTAVAVVVASENYPDTPRTGDRIRGLKKVDELEGVHVIHAGTKLDEEGKVVSAGGRVLAVVALGTDLVEARERAYDGVELVQLEGGQFRTDIGRKAARGEIKVSAPSTGTLPVTKAKA; from the coding sequence GTGAAGGTACTCGTCATTGGCCCTGGTGGCCGCGAACACGCCATTGTCCGCTCCCTGCTTGCAGACCCCAACGTTTCCGAAGTCCATGCGGCTCCGGGCAACGCGGGTATCGGCAAGCTGGTCCCCACCTACGCCATTGACGGCAATGATCCGGACGCCGTAGCGGCCCTGGCCACCAAGCTGGGTGTGGACCTCGTGGTGGTTGGTCCCGAGGCGCCCCTGGCCGCCGGGGTTTCCGATGCCGTCCGTGCAGCCGGGATCCCCGTCTTCGGACCCAGCAAGGCGGCCGCCCAGCTGGAGGCCTCCAAGGCATTCGCCAAGCAGGTCATGGCCGAGGCCGGCGTTCCCACCGCCATGGCGCGCGTTGCGAGCACCGCCGAGGAAGCTGCCGACGCGCTGGACACCTTCGGCGCCCCCTACGTGGTCAAGGACGACGGCCTGGCCGCCGGCAAGGGCGTGGTGGTTACCAACAACCGGGACGAAGCCCTGGCCCACGCCCAGAGCTGCTTCGACGCGGGCGGCTCCGTGGTGATCGAAGAGTTCCTGGACGGTCCCGAGGTTTCCGTGTTCGTCCTGTGCGACGGCCGGAACACGGTGGCACTCTCCCCGGCGCAGGACTTCAAGCGCATCTTCGACAACGACGAAGGCCCCAACACCGGCGGCATGGGCGCCTACACCCCGCTGGAGTGGGCGCCCGAAGGCCTGGTCCAGGAAGTCATCGACCGCGTGGCGCAGCCCACGGTCAACGAGATGGCGCACCGCGGAACCCCGTTCGTCGGCGTGCTGTTCGTGGGCCTGGCCCTGACCTCGCGCGGCACCCGCGTCATCGAATTCAACGTCCGCTTCGGCGATCCGGAAACCCAGGCCGTCCTGGCCCGGCTCAAGACGCCGCTCGGTGCGCTGCTGCTGGCAGCTGCCAAGGGCGAACTGGACAAAGCGGAAGAGCTGCGCTGGTCCAAGGACACCGCGGTCGCCGTCGTCGTCGCCTCGGAAAACTACCCGGACACCCCGCGAACGGGTGACCGCATCCGCGGCCTCAAGAAGGTGGACGAGCTGGAAGGCGTCCACGTGATCCACGCCGGCACCAAGCTGGACGAGGAAGGCAAAGTGGTCTCCGCCGGCGGCCGCGTGCTCGCCGTGGTCGCGCTGGGAACCGACCTCGTGGAGGCCCGGGAACGCGCGTACGACGGCGTGGAGCTGGTACAGCTCGAAGGCGGGCAGTTCCGCACCGACATCGGGCGCAAGGCGGCCCGCGGCGAAATCAAGGTCTCGGCCCCGTCCACCGGAACGCTGCCCGTAACGAAGGCGAAGGCATAG